One window of Halonatronomonas betaini genomic DNA carries:
- a CDS encoding TetR/AcrR family transcriptional regulator, with the protein MPKAFSEAEKNMINDKLIEAGQELFSRFGLKKTGIKDITEAAGISQGSFYSFYSSKEELYFTILEAEEEKIQKEILDSNIFKGEITAQSFKDFLMKGFQLIDKNQLIKRLYQNQREYQQIVRKLPEEKIEDHIKSDTEKLMPLITSLQEKDKMIEEKPEVISGLLRSLFLLTLHREEIGEEIYPDTIELLIDLISRGLIKE; encoded by the coding sequence ATGCCCAAGGCCTTTAGCGAAGCTGAAAAGAACATGATAAATGATAAGTTGATTGAGGCTGGTCAGGAATTATTTAGCAGGTTTGGCCTTAAAAAGACTGGAATCAAAGATATAACTGAAGCTGCAGGAATCTCCCAGGGCTCATTCTATTCATTTTACAGCTCAAAGGAGGAATTATATTTTACAATTTTAGAGGCAGAGGAAGAAAAAATCCAGAAAGAAATATTGGATTCGAATATTTTTAAAGGCGAAATTACAGCTCAAAGCTTTAAAGATTTTCTGATGAAGGGTTTTCAGCTGATCGATAAAAATCAACTGATCAAGAGGCTATATCAAAATCAGCGAGAATATCAGCAGATAGTTAGGAAACTACCTGAAGAAAAAATTGAAGATCATATTAAAAGTGATACTGAAAAATTAATGCCCCTTATCACCTCTCTTCAGGAGAAGGATAAAATGATCGAGGAAAAACCAGAAGTTATTTCAGGTTTATTGAGATCTCTATTTCTTTTAACCCTCCATCGTGAGGAGATTGGCGAAGAGATCTATCCTGATACGATTGAACTTTTAATTGACTTAATTAGCAGAGGATTAATCAAGGAATAG
- a CDS encoding class I SAM-dependent methyltransferase: MNIKKLLELSKKPEIFTRSDLDFWDDWHISKQMLNAHLDPDCDAASRNFETISSSINWLVEEILPDHAHGTGLLDLGCGPGLYAAELARAGYRVTGIDYSRRSIDYAREEAAAEGLEIEYIYQNYLEIDYQEEFDVIMLIYCDLGALTDKERDHLLNRVYQALKPGGLFIFDVFSDKNRDESSTRRSWEINDGGFWHPEPHLALTETFLYQKNDTFLDQTIVMTESGEINLYRIYDHFYTRDSAVTLLDSHGFKDHEFYSDLTGKSYSNQSETIALVTRR, translated from the coding sequence ATGAATATCAAAAAATTGCTAGAACTTTCTAAGAAGCCGGAGATATTTACAAGGTCTGATCTAGATTTCTGGGACGACTGGCATATCTCTAAACAGATGCTTAATGCTCACCTTGATCCTGATTGTGATGCTGCCAGCAGGAACTTTGAAACGATTTCCAGCTCAATTAACTGGCTTGTTGAAGAGATTTTGCCTGATCATGCTCATGGGACAGGACTTCTGGATCTTGGCTGTGGCCCTGGATTATACGCTGCTGAGCTGGCCAGGGCTGGCTACAGAGTTACCGGGATTGATTATTCCAGGAGATCGATAGATTATGCCAGGGAAGAGGCTGCAGCAGAGGGTTTAGAGATCGAATATATTTATCAGAACTACTTAGAGATCGATTATCAGGAAGAGTTTGATGTAATTATGCTGATCTACTGTGATCTAGGGGCTCTGACAGATAAAGAAAGAGACCACCTTTTAAATAGGGTTTATCAGGCATTAAAACCTGGAGGCCTTTTTATTTTTGATGTCTTTTCAGATAAGAATCGAGATGAAAGCTCAACAAGAAGGAGCTGGGAAATCAATGACGGAGGGTTCTGGCATCCTGAGCCCCACCTTGCACTGACAGAAACCTTCCTCTATCAAAAGAATGATACTTTTCTGGATCAGACTATTGTAATGACTGAGTCTGGAGAGATTAACTTATATAGAATTTATGATCATTTTTATACCAGGGATTCAGCAGTAACACTACTGGATAGCCATGGGTTTAAAGATCATGAATTTTATTCTGATCTGACTGGTAAGAGTTATTCAAATCAGTCAGAGACGATTGCTTTAGTAACTAGAAGATAG
- a CDS encoding methyltransferase: protein MEPDKIIIEEASSLNYLFKGQFIHLVFQIIIAAITWFLAETALSQGSWLGQSDRTWLILGIMVFFFHQIIVALVFRLQLGQALFTRLFGRLDLLVWGIIFFPFLAARPFTVMALARASQNTLNINLFFARFLAILLIIPAGYTLWSVLRYFGLIRALGGDHFRVKYRKMGLVKEGAFKYTDNAMYQFAFLLLWAIALYFRSYPALLLTISQHLSIWSLYYCIEKPDLDLLY from the coding sequence ATGGAACCAGATAAAATTATCATTGAAGAAGCTTCCTCATTAAACTATCTTTTTAAGGGCCAGTTTATCCATCTGGTATTTCAAATAATTATAGCTGCAATAACCTGGTTTTTAGCAGAAACAGCTTTAAGTCAGGGAAGTTGGCTAGGTCAATCTGATAGAACCTGGCTTATACTTGGAATAATGGTATTTTTCTTCCATCAAATTATTGTAGCTCTGGTTTTTAGGTTGCAGCTTGGGCAGGCTTTATTTACCAGGCTGTTTGGCCGGCTGGACTTACTGGTCTGGGGGATCATCTTTTTCCCGTTTTTAGCTGCCCGTCCATTTACCGTCATGGCTCTTGCCAGAGCCAGTCAGAATACATTAAATATTAATTTGTTCTTTGCCAGATTTCTGGCCATATTACTTATAATTCCGGCTGGCTATACACTCTGGTCAGTCCTGAGATATTTTGGCTTAATTCGGGCTTTAGGTGGCGATCATTTTAGGGTGAAGTATCGGAAGATGGGACTGGTCAAAGAGGGAGCTTTTAAATACACAGATAATGCCATGTATCAATTTGCCTTCTTGCTTTTATGGGCAATAGCATTATATTTTAGATCATATCCGGCTTTGCTGCTTACGATTTCACAGCATCTTAGCATCTGGTCTCTGTATTACTGTATTGAGAAACCTGATCTTGATCTGCTGTATTAA